The Halomicronema hongdechloris C2206 genome includes a window with the following:
- a CDS encoding alpha/beta fold hydrolase: MPYLTVNGIDHFYEWVGGSASGNSVSEKPVLVFIHGWAGSARYWQQIAQALASDFRCLLYDMRGFGRSQPTSEPGPITAAQGYELDTFADDLATLLNQLQLGRVYLMAHSMGASVAVFFLNRYSNRVERGVLTCNGVFEYDEKAFAAFYRFGGYVVAFRPTWLARIPLMPRLFMARFLHRPIPSVERLAFLQDFLRADYDTALGTIFTSVSKKATEVMPLQFQQITVPTLLISGEFDQITPAEMGRQAAALNPGYIDYVMMPKTAHFPMLEDPETYLTITRSFLLSQS; encoded by the coding sequence ATGCCTTACTTGACGGTCAATGGGATTGACCACTTTTATGAGTGGGTAGGAGGGTCTGCATCAGGAAATAGTGTCTCTGAGAAACCTGTCCTAGTCTTCATTCATGGTTGGGCGGGGTCGGCTCGGTATTGGCAGCAGATAGCTCAGGCCTTGGCATCTGATTTTCGGTGTTTGCTCTACGATATGCGTGGCTTTGGCCGTTCTCAGCCGACTTCAGAGCCAGGTCCGATTACAGCTGCCCAAGGCTACGAATTAGACACCTTTGCTGATGATTTAGCTACCCTATTGAATCAGTTGCAACTAGGGCGGGTTTATCTCATGGCCCACTCTATGGGGGCTTCGGTGGCGGTATTTTTTTTGAATCGCTACAGCAATCGGGTTGAACGGGGCGTACTCACCTGTAACGGAGTATTTGAGTATGACGAAAAGGCTTTTGCAGCGTTTTACCGGTTTGGTGGCTATGTAGTGGCATTTCGCCCTACCTGGTTAGCCCGGATTCCCTTGATGCCGCGGTTGTTTATGGCTCGCTTCTTACACCGCCCAATTCCATCGGTAGAACGCTTGGCCTTTCTACAAGACTTTTTGCGGGCCGATTATGATACGGCCCTAGGCACTATTTTTACCTCGGTGAGCAAGAAGGCCACTGAGGTGATGCCACTACAGTTTCAGCAGATTACAGTGCCAACCTTGCTGATATCAGGGGAGTTTGATCAGATTACGCCGGCTGAAATGGGTCGGCAGGCAGCTGCTTTAAATCCTGGCTACATTGACTATGTAATGATGCCTAAAACAGCTCATTTTCCGATGTTAGAGGATCCTGAGACCTATCTGACCATCACTAGATCGTTTCTTTTGAGTCAGTCGTAA